In Rhinoderma darwinii isolate aRhiDar2 chromosome 2 unlocalized genomic scaffold, aRhiDar2.hap1 SUPER_2_unloc_37, whole genome shotgun sequence, one DNA window encodes the following:
- the POGLUT1 gene encoding protein O-glucosyltransferase 1, translating into MKNVLSRKLGTHYQIINQRLYREDDCMFSARCSGVEHFLLELLPDLPDMEIVINVRDYPQVPQWMTPVIPIFSFSKTSNYQDILYPAWTFWEGGPAVWPIYPTGLGRWDLMREELARAAERWPWEKKNSKGYFRGSRTSPERDPLILLSRESPNLVDAEYTKNQAWRSEKDTLGRIPAKEVPLVDHCAFKYLFNFRGVAASFRLKHLFLCGSLVFHVGDEWQEFFYHRLEPWVHYVPVNQDLSDVRELLEFVKANDEEARRIAERGRQFVSEHLRMEDVSNYWRSLLTRYSPLLTYRVQQEKGFQEVTRSSGHGEL; encoded by the exons ATGAAAAATGTCCTGAGCCGGAAACTGGGAACTCATTATCAGATCATAAACCAGCGCCTGTACCGCGAGGATGACTGCATGTTCTCTGCCCG CTGTAGCGGGGTGGAGCACTTCTTACTGGAGCTACTGCCAGATCTTCCGGATATGGAAATTGTGATTAATGTTCGAGATTATCCTCAAGTTCCTCAGTGGATGACTCCGGTTATCCCCATCTTCTCCTTCAGTAAG ACATCAAATTACCAGGATATCCTGTATCCAGCCTGGACATTCTGGGAGGGGGGCCCGGCAGTGTGGCCCATCTACCCCACAGGACTTGGGCGCTGGGACCTGATGCGGGAGGAGCTGGCACG GGCCGCTGAACGCTGGCCGTGGGAGAAGAAGAATTCCAAGGGGTATTTCCGAGGTTCCAG AACGAGCCCTGAGAGGGACCCCCTGATACTGCTGTCCCGTGAGAGCCCCAACCTGGTGGATGCCGAATACACAAAGAACCAGGCCTGGAGGTCCGAGAAG GATACCCTCGGGCGAATACCAGCCAAAGAGGTTCCGTTAGTGGATCACTGTGCATTCAA GTACCTGTTTAATTTCCGGGGTGTGGCAGCCAGTTTCCGGTTGAAGCATCTCTTCCTGTGCGGGTCCCTGGTGTTCCATGTTGGAGATGAGTGGCAGGAATTTTTCTATCATCGGCTGGAGCCGTGGGTGCACTACGTTCCGGTGAACCAGGACCTGTCCGACGTGCG AGAACTGCTGGAATTTGTGAAGGCGAATGATGAGGAAGCCAGGAGGATAGCGGAAAG GGGGCGGCAGTTCGTTAGCGAGCACCTGCGGATGGAAGACGTCTCCAACTACTGGCGCTCCCTCCTCACCCGGTACTCTCCTCTCCTCACATATCGGGTCCAGCAGGAAAAGGGCTTCCAGGAAGTGACCAGGTCGTCTGGACACGGTGAACTCTGA